The following coding sequences are from one Aethina tumida isolate Nest 87 chromosome 2, icAetTumi1.1, whole genome shotgun sequence window:
- the LOC109605141 gene encoding cysteine-rich motor neuron 1 protein, producing the protein MTLRLVLLIFSAIISGVPSAPSLEACPPDSILVEGNCTCNLDSCTKPPCLFDLLPLTNGSDLPGDCCPTYSCVGCKNETLIDGQCPCAEGAVLNEKGQCSCVAEGMELVDGVCQCNPDRCDLPIVCDDRSVRVSEDDSINKGKCCKQYKCIACPPDSFPTDNPDDELENHCVCHKCHYDCKNNQKVNVLKEGKGFPGECCDLYECQNNRSCLLENQKYESGATWVWHHTHNCTCEDGLAKCWMFNLNDQFCIEGDRIYKEGESWQDEICTVCTCKNGSRACISNYCDFEYKKKEFYKPLNNCTDDHEHNSSWNPDECTRCSCNNGTISCEQLCEVIVPPIISCQPLVHCHKKCENGFKIKNGCEICKCKLTGKSNELNRNVSKIKKNSTIHTTPATPTTTLVSPFFIGDTNEAINVACNDSVKYTWIIIGVLGLLVMLLLVITIFLGCYLCNYRQKQNTYDFDCKYGPISHNNNLIQKNNNE; encoded by the exons GCGTACCCTCAGCGCCCTCTCTGGAAGCCTGCCCACCCGACAGCATCCTGGTGGAAGGAAATTGCACGTGCAACCTCGATTCCTGCACGAAACCACCCTGCCTCTTCGATCTGCTACCCCTAACCAACGGCAGCGATCTACCCGGCGACTGTTGCCCGACCTACTCCTGCGTCGGTTGCAAGAACGAGACGTTGATAGATGGCCAGTGCCCTTGTGCTGAAGGCGCCGTTTTAAATGAAAAGGGACAATGCAGCTGCGTTGCCGAGGGCATGGAATTGGTGGACGGCGTCTGTCAGTGTAATCCCGACAGATGTGATCTGCCGATTGTATGTGACGACCG CTCTGTTCGTGTAAGCGAAGACGACAGCATCAACAAAGGAAAATGCTGCAAGCAGTATAAATGCATCGCATGCCCCCCAGACAGTTTCCCAACGGATAACCCCGACGACGAACTGGAAAACCACTGCGTCTGCCACAAGTGTCACTACGACTGCAAAAACAACCAGAAGGTGAACGTCCTGAAAGAAGGCAAAGGATTCCCAGGCGAGTGTTGCGATTTGTACGAGTGCCAGAACAATCGATCGTGCTTGCTTGAAAACCAAAAGTACGAGAGCGGAGCCACTTGGGTGTGGCACCACACCCACAACTGCACTTGCGAGGACGGCCTCGCCAAATGCTGGATGTTCAATCTGAACGACCAGTTTTGCATCGAAGGAGATAGAATATACAAGGAGGGGGAGTCCTGGCAAGACGAAATATGTACGGTTTGTACGTGCAAGAACGGCTCCAGGGCGTGCATTTCCAATTACTGCGATTTCGAGTACAAGAAGAAGGAGTTCTATAAGCCTTTGAACAACTGTACCGACGATCATGAGCACAACTCATCCTGGAATCCGGACGAATGCACCCGTTGTTCTTGCAACAATGGTACCATTAGCTGTGAGCAGCTTTGCGAAGTTATCGTTCCACCAATAATCAGCTGCCAACCTCTGGTGCATTGCCACAAGAAGTGTGAAAATgggtttaaaataaagaatggaTGCGAAATATGTAAATGCAAACTGACTGGCAAATCGAACGAGTTGAACAGAAATGtttcgaaaattaaaaagaatagtACCATACATACAACACCAGCGACTCCGACTACCACTCTGGTTTCTCCCTTCTTTATTGGCGATACTAACGAAGCCATCAATGTAGCCTGTAACGACA GTGTCAAATATACTTGGATTATTATTGGCGTCCTTGGATTACTTGTTATGTTGTTGCTCGTCATCACAATATTTTTGGGTTGCTACCTATGTAATTACAGACAGAAACAGAACACCTACGACTTCGACTGCAAATACGGCCCCATCTCTCATAACAACAATCTAATACAGAAAAATAACAACGAGTAA
- the LOC109605142 gene encoding protein arginine N-methyltransferase 7 — MLRKTLFNTRLVQEVRKMSVFIQKLNPITGVNDWIVQNEDYDYYQEVARSAFADMLHDTERNQLYEKALKAAIEKMHSRGKKANVLDIGTGTGLLSMMAARNGADSITACEAFKPMSECAKKIVELNGFKDKIKIIPKRSTNLTVGPDCDLPERCNILVTEVFDTELIGEGALSTYNHAHKCLLEEDCIVVPQSATIYAQIVECPLIQNWNKCKNIYNDDGKLLLSVPEKVTSCPGSTAVHDLQLSQIPSNLINTIVSPIPVLRFDWSGKTPFVYERSTINNVKAENSGTAQAVFIWWDLEMDTENKIILSCAPKWAHPLTKSNPTAKIPWRDHWMQAVYYFPKEITVNKGEEINLISCHDEYSLWFNLSKDLRITEMHYLNPICECGLHVAFSRTRIGQINDFKRNKRYLSLLKKYVKKDSEVIILSDGFVFGLVAAKLGAKKIYFIENNYLSSKIVEEYIKYNNLTNVEVVTLDKVEEVDFGNVDVVFSEPYFVSSILPWDNLLFTYILKSLKKYLPDNVKIFPQEAVIKAVAVQFEDLHKIRCPLGKCEDFLMKDFDDLIEASSTISDDNVEAQPLWEYPCIALSNDLDIARLDLLDIPENPTEIKGEFKLLKNSVCNGIALWVEWLHEKSSDTIITTGPTQPIIPGEKIEWDIHTRQGVCLFSNISRDRINYNFKFDYKEGNISFKHN, encoded by the exons ATGTTGCGGAAAACATTGTTCAACACGCGCTTAGTGCAAGAAGTACGCAAGATGAgtgtttttatacaaaaactaaACCCAATAACAGGTGTCAACGACTGGATTGTGCAAAACGAAGATTATGACTATTATCAAGAAGTTGCGAGGTCCGCATTTGCGGACATGTTACACGACACCGAAAGGAATCAACTTTACGAAAAAGCTTTAAAGGCCGCAATAGAAAAAATGCATTCCAGAGGTAAAAAGGCGAACGTTTTGGATATTGGCACTGGAACAGGCCTTCTGTCCATGATGGCAGCAAGAAATGGTGCTGATTCGATCACTGCCTGTGAGGCATTTAAGCCGATGAGTGAATGTGCAAAGAAAATAGTTGAATTAAACGGttttaaagacaaaataaaaattattccaaaGAGGTCTACAAACTTAACAGTAGGCCCTGACTGTGATTTACCTGAAAGGTGCAATATATTAGTCACTGAAGTATTTGATACTGAATTAATTGGTGAAGGTGCATTATCAACTTACAATCATGCTCATAAATGTTTACTGGAGGAGGATTGTATAGTGGTTCCACAATCGGCAACAATTTATGCCCAAATTGTTGAATGTCCCCTAATTCAAAACtggaataaatgtaaaaatatttacaatgatGATGGAAAGCTTTTGCTCTCAGTCCCAGAGAAAGTTACCTCATGTCCTGGCTCAACAGCAGTACACGATTTACAACTAAGCCAGATACCTAGTAACTTAATTAACACAATTGTGTCCCCAATTCCTGTGCTCCGCTTCGATTGGTCTGGCAAAACACCTTTTGTTTATGAAAGATCCACAATAAATAACGTAAAAGCCGAAAACTCTGGAACAGCTCAGGCCGTGTTTATATGGTGGGACTTGGAAATGGACacggagaataaaataatattgtcctGTGCACCCAAATGGGCACATCCACTGACAAAATCAAATCCAACTGCCAAAATACCTTGGAGGGACCACTGGATGCAAGCTGTATACTATTTTCCCAAAGAAATAACAGTAAACAAAGGAGAAGAAATAAACCTAATTAGTTGCCATGATGAATACTCACTCTGGTTTAATCTTAGTAAAGATCTGCGAATAACTGAAATGCATTACCTAAATCCTATTTGTGAATGTGGTTTACATGTTGCTTTTTCAAGGACAAGAATTGGACAGATCAATGATTTCAAAAGGAACAAAAGATATTTATcgttactaaaaaaatacgtAAAAAAAGACAgtgaagtaattattttaagtgatGGCTTTGTGTTCGGTTTAGTTGCAGCCAAACTAGGAgcgaagaaaatttattttattgagaataattatttgtcaAGCAAGATTGttgaagaatatattaaatataacaatctTACAAATGTTGAAGTTGTCACATTAGATAAAGTTGAAGAAGTTGATTTTGGTAATGTGGATGTGGTATTCTCTGAGCCATACTTTGTAAGCAGTATTTTACCTTGGGATAACTTATTgttcacatatattttaaaatctcttaaaaaatatttaccagataatgttaaaatattcccTCAAGAAGCTGTAATTAAAGCAGTAGCTGTTCAATTTGAAGATCTCCATAAAATTAGGTGTCCCTTAGGGAAATGCGAAGATTTTCTGATGAAAGACTTTGATGATTTAATTGAG GCATCTAGTACAATTAGTGATGATAATGTTGAAGCTCAACCCTTGTGGGAGTATCCTTGCATTGCATTAAGCAATGATCTGGACATTGCAAGATTGGATCTTTTGGATATTCCTGAAAATCCAACAGAAATTAAAGGAGAGTTCAAACTCCTTAA gaaTTCTGTATGTAATGGAATCGCATTGTGGGTGGAATGGTTACATGAAAAATCCTCAGATACAATTATAACAACCGGACCTACACAACCAATTATCCCAggagaaaaaattgaatgggACATACATACTAGACAAGGAGTGTGTCTATTTTCTAACATATCAAGGGACagaatcaattataattttaaatttgactatAAAGAaggaaatattagttttaagcataattga
- the LOC109605140 gene encoding uncharacterized protein LOC109605140, giving the protein MNPNIIATKDLNVPDDIPGIGHLYFERMKQHAKENKVFQIDADTGEKNTYASMLERAIRTAKYLQEIGVKEGDIVAMYGPPHENSCIPFISSFFIGAIPTSPSPGLTEEETKQLVQLLDNPKVFFTIPDCVELIEKIIKDLGLEAKIIVFGDCENYPNYFKIIETEGNDDDFKPVEIDDLKKMAVLYYSSGSSGLPKAVSINHYAMIVQLQPKPLENPNTEYMLTCAKRIGNNFTVMAPGNFNWISAGVILSSTINHGCTRILYKELILEKLWDIIEQFKVNFLLLSSNNTFSLCKLPPPKSDLIHLTTLLLAGSHVSGESIETLRKYLPNCLVYQGYSQTEFCGSNTHYDPYDKVHMKYILEKPLSVGLPGPGITYKIVDPDTNEILGPNQKGELRCKGQTMFNGYYRVDSKEHFDEDGFYKTGDLAYYDEDKCFYIVDRIKENFKYKGYHICPTELEDIIRQHPAVKEVAVIAIYHDLDQNHPVAIVVPNESVNVTAEEIREFYDSRVGDTKKLRGGVRLVNSLPMTVTGKVRKQELRRLVQENLI; this is encoded by the exons ATGAATCCAAATATTATAGCAACAAAAGATCTCAACGTTCCAGATGATATACCTGGAATTGGACACTTATATTTTGAACGCATGAAACAACATGCTAaggaaaataaagtatttcaa ATCGACGCCGATACAggtgaaaaaaatacatatgccTCAATGCTTGAGAGGGCTATAAGGACAGCAAAGTATCTTCAAGAAATTGGAGTTAAAGAAGGAGATATAGTGGCTATGTATGGCCCACCCCACGAAAATAGTTGCATTCCGTTTATTTCGAGCTTTTTTATCGGAGCAATTCCGACCAGTCCCAGTCCAGGTTTAACCGAAGAAGAAACTAAGCAACTGGTCCAATTATTAGACAATCCCAAAGTGTTCTTCACAATTCCGGATTGTGTTGAGCTCATCGAAAAGATCATAAAAGACCTTGGCTTGGAGGCAAAGATTATTGTTTTCGGAGACTGTGAGAATTACCCAaactactttaaaattattgagacTGAAGGGAACGACGATGATTTTAAACCAGTTGAAATCGATGATTTGAAGAAAATGGCTGTCTTGTATTATAGTAGTGGTAGCTCTGGTTTGCCAAAGGCAGTTTCAATTAACCACTATGCAATGATTGTGCAACTACAACCTAAACCTTTGGAAAATCCTAATACAGAATATATGTTAACTTGTGCAAAAAGAAttggtaataattttactgttaTGGCACCTGGTAATTTCAATTGGATTAGTGCTGGAGTAATTCTATCCTCAACAATAAATCACGGATGCACCAGAATATTATACaaggaattaattttagaaaagttATGGGAtataattgaacaatttaaa gttAATTTCTTACTTTTGTCttctaataatacattttctcTTTGCAAATTACCTCCACCTAAGAGTGATCTCATACATTTGACCACTTTATTATTAGCTGGATCCCATGTTAGTGGTGAATCtattgaaactttaagaaAGTATTTGCCAAATTGTCTGGTTTATCAAGGGTATTCACAAACGGAATTCTGCGGATCAAACACACACTACGACCCTTACGATAAAGTCcacatgaaatatatattggagAAACCTCTTTCTGTAGGTCTCCCTGGGCCTGGTATAACTTATAAA ATAGTTGACCCCGACACAAACGAGATATTAGGGCCAAATCAAAAGGGTGAATTACGTTGCAAGGGACAAACCATGTTTAATGGTTATTACAGGGTGGATTCCAAAGAACATTTTGATGAAGATGGCTTTTATAAGACGGGTGATCTGGCTTATTATGACGAAGATAAGTGCTTTTACATAGTGGATAGGattaaagaaaactttaaatacaaaGGTTACCATATATGCCCTACTGAACTAGAAGATATAATTCGTCAACATCCAGCAGTTAAAGAAGTGGCTGTTATAGCCATCTACCATGATCTAGATCAGAACCACCCAGTCGCCATTGTGGTTCCAAATGAAAGTGTGAATGTTACTGCGGAGGAAATTCGTGAATTCTATGACTCCAGGGTTGGGGACACCAAAAAATTAAGGGGAGGTGTGAGACTGGTTAATTCTTTACCTATGACTGTTACAGGCAAAGTAAGGAAACAAGAACTCAGAAGATTGGTTcaagaaaatttgatttaa